The region CGATCGCTGATTCCGAACCGAATCTGGAAATCGAAAACGGCAACATCATCGGGGCCGGACATGCCTCTTCCGTCGGGCGCTTCGACGATGAAGAGCTGTTCTATCTGCAGTCCCGTGGCATTCCGGAAACCGAAGCCCGCAAACTTGTGGTGCGAGGCTTCTTCGGCGAACTCGTCGAGGAAATCGGCATTCCCGCAATCAGCGAACATCTCATGAACGTTATCGACAGGCGCCTGGCACGCGGTGAGAGCGACGCAATCGCCCAGGTGTTGGAAGAGAAGTAGAACGTAGGAGCGAAAACCATGTCAACTCTTGAAATCAAAGATCTGTACGCGCACGTCGAAACCAAGGACGGCATCAAGCCGATTCTCAAAGGCGTGAACCTGACTGTCAACTCCGGTGAAACCCATGCCATCATGGGACCGAACGGATCTGGCAAATCCACGCTGGCATACACGCTGGCGGGCCACCCCAAGTACGTGGTCGATTCCGGACAGGTGCTGCTAGACGGCGAAGACATCCTCAAGATGACTCCGGACGAGCGAGCCAAAGCAGGTGTTTTTTTGGCCATGCAGTATCCGGTCGAAGTGCCGGGTGTGTCGATGACCAATTTCCTGCGCACCGCAAAAACCGAAGTCGACGGCAAGGCTCCAGCCATCCGTACCTGGACCAAGGAACTGTCTGAAGCGATGAAGCGCCTGAAGATGGATCCGAAGTTCGCCACCCGTTCCGTGAACGAGGGTTTCTCCGGCGGTGAGAAGAAGCGTGCCGAAGTGCTGCAGCTCGAGCTTCTCAAGCCGAAGTTCGCCATCCTTGACGAAACCGACTCCGGTTTGGATGTCGACGCGTTGCGTATCGTCTCCGAGGGCGTGAACCGCGCCAAGGAAGCCAACCAGTTCGGCATCCTCATGGTCACGCATTACACGCGAATCCTCAAGTACATCAAGCCGGATATTGTGCATGTGTTTGCGGCCGGCCACTTCGTCAAGACTGGTGGCCCTGAACTGGCCGACGAGCTTGAGGAATTTGGATATGACGCATACCTGCCGGAAGGTGCCGACTCCGAAAGCGCGCTGGCATGACCGATTTCGCAGCGATCCGTAAGGAATTCCCGATTCTCAATCAGAAGATTCACGGCCATCAGCTTGTTTATTTGGATTCCGCGGCGACTTCTCAGAAGCCGCAATGCGTGATTGACGCCGAAAGCGATTTCTATCGCACCATCAACGCCGGTGTGCATCGTGGAGCGCATGAACTTGCCGCACGCAGCACCATGGCGTTCGAGGAGGCGCGTGCCAAGGTGGCGCGTCTTGTCGGAGCCAGTACGGTTGAAGGCGAGGAAGAAATCGTCGTCACTTCCGGTGCCACGGCAGGATTGAATCTGTTGGCGACCGCCTTCGGCAACGCATCCCAAGGGCGTGGGGGAGAAGCGGCACGACGTTTCGCTGTGAAGTCGGGAGACGAGATCGTCGTATCCAAGGCTGAGCATCATTCTGTGTTGCTGCCATTCCAGGAGCTTGCCGCACGTACTGGAGCGACACTGAAATGGTTTGATCTGGACGATGAAGGACGAATCCTTGCCAACACCGCAGATGAGGTGATCACTGAGCGCACGAAGATCGTGGCCGTCACCCATGTGGGCAATACCACTGGTGCCATCACCGATATTGCGCCGATTGTGAAGCGTGCGCACGAGGTGGGCGCAGTGGTTGTGCTTGACGCGTGTCAGTCCGTGCCGCACCTGAAGATCGATTTACACGCATTGGACGTGGATTTCGCTGCATGGAGTGCGCATAAGATGTACGGTCCAACGGGCGTCGGCTTCCTATATGGTAAGCGTGAGATGCTCGAAGCGTTGCCTCCGGCGAATTTCGGCGGATCCATGGTAGAACTTGCCTGGATGGATCAGGAAGCGCAATATATGGCACCTCCGGCACGTTTCGAGGCGGGTACGCAGCCGGTTGCCCAAGTCGTGGCAGCAGGTGTTGCAGCCGAGTGGCTAATGAACATTGGCATGGAAAATCTTGAAGCCCACGAACGCGTTATCGCAGGCGAACTGCTCAAGATGGGACAGATCGAGGGTGTACGCATTCTTGGACCGCATGCTAATGAGCGACGTATCGGCACGGTTGCTTTCGAAATCGAAGGCGTTCACCCGCATGACGTCGGCCAGTTCATCGATGCGCAAGGCATCGCCATCCGTGTCGGTCATCATTGCGCGCAGCCGGTGCACCGCCATTTCGGTGTATATGCATCCAACCGTGCATCCAGTGGCATCTACAACTGCGTCGAAGACGCACAGGCGTTGGTTGAGGCGTTGAAGAAGGTCCGTCCGTTCTTTGGAGTTAAGTAACACATATGAGTGATTTTGCAATGTCTGGCGACGATCTCGAGCAGATGTACCAAGAGGTCATTCTCGAAGCCTCAAAGAATCCGCATGGCAAGGAGCGTTTCGCTCCAGATCTGGCTTCTGAAAATGCCTTCCAAACGGGAAATGCCACGGTTCAGGCGGTTCACGAGTATTGCACTCCTGGCGAGTCCCATCAGTTCAATCCGACCTGTGGAGACGAGGCCACCGTGCACGTGGAGGTTTCCGACCAGGAGCCGCATGTTATCGAACGACTGGTGTGGGACGGTCATGGTTGTTCCATTTCACAGGCCAGCCTTTCGGTGATGGTCGACCTTGTGGAAGGCAAAACCGTGGATGAGGCCATGAACTTGGCTAATACCTTCCATAAGCTCATGGAATCACGTGGCAAGGGACTGGATGATGAATCCGCGGAAGAATCCCTTGAGGATGGCATCGTTTTTCAAGGAGTGTCCAAGTATCCGATGCGCATCAAATGCGCATTGCTTGGTTGGGAAGGAATGAAGGATTCCGTAGCTAAGGCGTTGTCTGCGAAAGCGTGACAAGCATCTTTCCGCAAGTGGGCCGGTGTTGTGTGCGTTATGCCTACAGTGAACGAAACACCGGCGACAAACTCCAGCCAACACGATAGGCTACTCAGCGAAATATACTCGAATCAAATATGGAGCAACAATGAGCGATACCTTGGTACCAGAACCGCAAGCCTCGATTTTCGATTCCGTTGCCAAGGCATTGGGCAATGACGAGGCCGCTGCGCGTCGCGTCATGCTTAACCCTAATCTCGCCAAAGGATTCAAGGACGGCAAACCAGTGGAAATCGAACACGAGAACATCAAGCAAGATGCTTGTGGCTGCGGCAATCAGGCTGGAGTATGCGGCTGTTCCGAGGAGCAGGATGACGGCATCGCATTGAAGGCTGTCGATGATATCGGACGTGCGACCGCCGCCGATGTGAAGGAAGCGCTGCATCAGGTCATTGATCCGGAACTTGGCATTGACGTGATTGATTTGGGCTTGGTATATGGCATTGAGATCGATGAGCTTGGCCGTGCCATCATCACGATGACGCTGACCACTCCGGCGTGCCCGCTGACCGATTTGATTGAAGACGAGTGCGCAAGCACCCTTGCAGGTCTCGTTGAGGAATTCCGTATCGATTGGACATGGCAGCCGCGTTGGAGCATGGAAAAGATCACTCCGGAAGGACGCGAACAGTTGGCTGCGCTTGGCTTCAACTTCGATAACCTTCCGAAATACTGACAATATAGCGACATAAAACAATATAAAAAAGCGTGCTCCCGACGCTGGGAAGCACGCTTTTGTTCTGTGTGCGGCAGAACGTCAGTCGTCGACCACGGTACCCTTCGGCACCACAGTGATGCCTTCCGGCGTGACGGTGAAGCCACGAGCCAGATCATGTTCAGTATCGATACCGACGGTCGAATTCTCGGTAAGCACAACATTTTTGTCGAGAATCGCCTTGTAGACGCGTGCTCGACGATTGATGGTCACGCCGTCAAACAAAATCGAATCGACGACCTGCGACCACGAGTGGATACGCACGTTCGGTGAAAGTACGGAATGGTGCACTTCGCCGCCCGACACGATGACGCCGGGGGAGACGATCGAATCGGTGGCGTGCCCAAGACGGTCACGACCGGCATGCACGAACTTTGCAGGCGGCAGGTTGCCGGACAACGTGTAAATCGGCCATTCGGTGTTGTACAGATTGAACTCCGGCACATAGGAAATCAGATCCATATGTGCATCGTAGAACTGCTTCAGAGTACCCACATCGCGCCAGTAGGCATGATCGGTCGGCGTCGCTCCCGGAATCTCGTTGGAATTGAAGTCGTAGACGCCGGCCTCATTGCGAGCCGCGAAGTACGGGGCGATATCGCCACCCATATCATGCTTGGTGTCTTCGGCCTTTTCGTCGAGCGCCAAAGCCTCGAACAGGGCGTCCGTGTTGGCAACGTAATTACCCATGGAAGCGAGGATGGAGTTCGGATCATCTGGCAGGCCAGTCGTGGTCTGCGGCTTTTCCTGGAAGCTTTTGATCATGCCTGGGTGTTCCGGATCAACCTCGATCACGCCAAACTGGTTGGACTGGCTAATCGGCTGGCGAATACCCGCCACCGTGAACTCCGCACCGGATTCGATGTGCTGCTGCACCATCTGCTGGAAGTCCATACGGTAGACGTGGTCGGCACCGACGATCACCACAATATCCGGCTGCACGTCTTCGATGATGTTGATGGTCTGATAGACGGCGTCGGCCGAGCCGAGATACCAGTGCTTGCCGAGACGCTGCTGGGCAGGAACAGGGGAGACATAGTTGCCGAGCAACGGCGAGAAACGCCACACTGTGGAAATGTGGCGATCGAGCGAATGGGATTTGTACTGGGTGAGCACCACGGTCTGCATGTAGCCAGAATTGACCAAATTGCTCAACGGGAAGTCAATCAGTCGGAACACGCCGCCGAATGGAACGGCCGGTTTTGCTCGGTCCCTGGTCAAAGGCATCAGACGAGTGCCTTCACCACCTGCAAGAACGATGGAAAGAATTTTCGGATTCTTCGCCATGAGAACTCCTCTCTAGAGCGTCGTTACGACACCGCACACATTGGTCGGTCTGCAGCATCGCAAACCGCTTACGCACTCAATAATTGCATATTTTTTGCAACATGCAAGGAGTTTGCACCGCGAGTCTTGAAAATTTGCTGATTGTTTCAGTGAACAGCTGTTGAATAGAAGGCTACGGCGCTCGAAGCGGCGACGTTAAGACTGTCCACTCCGTGGCTCATGGGAATCTTCACCGTCAGATCGGCACGGGAAATGGTGTGATGCGACAGGCCGTCGCCCTCAGTGCCGAAAATCAGCGCCAACTTGTCAATATGGTCCTTTTCGTCGTCGGCATTGTTCAAGCGGCGAACGAGCTCTTCCAACGAAATGGAGTCGTCTTCAAGAGCCATCGCAACGGTTGTGAATCCAAGATCGTGCAATTCCTGCATGCCGGTGAACGGCCAGTAATGCCTATCATCTCCGCCGATGCGCGTCCACGGAATCTGAAACACCGTGCCCATCGACACGCGGGCGGCGCGCCGATACAGCGGATCGCCGCAAGAAGGCGTCACCAGCACGGCATCGACATCCAATGCAGCCGCGGAGCGCATAAGCGCGCCGACATTGGTGTGGTCGACGATATTTTCCATGACCGCGATGCGGCGTGCCCCTCGGCAGACTTCCTCGACGCTGGGCAAAGGCCAACGCTTCATCGCAGCCAATGCGCCTCGGTGCAGCCGATAGCCGGTCAGCTGCTTGAGCTGTTCGGGGGAGGCCACGTACACGGGAATGTCGGTGCCCCATCGGTTGTCGATGAGCGTGAAGGTTTCAGCCATGCCTTCAATCCACGGTTCTTCGACCAGCAGCGATATCGGCTCTCGGTTGGCGGCAAGCGCCCTGTCAATGACTTTTGGCGATTCCGCGATGAACAGGCCTTTGCTGGGTTCAAGCTTGTTGCGAAGCTGGATTTCCGTAAGATTTGTGTATGCCGCCACGCGCTCGTCGTCAATGGAAACAAGATGGATGAACTGCATGTGACCGATCTTTCGCCGAATAGCCTTTCAGATACAAGAAAACCCCTTGTTTCCAAGGGGTTTTGCTGGTGTCCGGAGCGGGACTTGAACCCGCACGCCTGTATAAAATAGGCACTAGCACCTCAAGCTAGCGCGTCTACCATTCCGCCACCCGGACAGGTGCGTTGCTCACCGGCAACGAATAAAAACTATAGCAGATGCTCGGCGTGATGCAAGTCTCGGCGTGTCGCGTGGAATTTCACCATTAGTATCCGAGGTGCTGGTAGTCTCTGGAGCTATGACTGATGCCCTTTTTCTGCTTGATACGGAACATGATGATGTGCCTGTGAACAGCGATGAGCTGAACGCCGGATGGAAATTGACGTTGCCTCAATCGGTACGTCGTCACGCCATTCAGGCCATGCGTCTGAAAGACGGTGATGAGTTGCAGCTTTCCGATGGTAGGGGATTGCGCATCCATGCGGTGCTGTGCGACGCGCAGCAGGGAATCGCGCAAGTGTCGAGTTTCAGCAAGGAGCAGCAACCCGTCACCAAGCTCGCTTTGGTTCAGGCGCTGGCCAAAACAGGGCATGATGAACAGGCCATCGACACGGCAACGCAGATCGGTGTGGACGAGGTAATTCCATGGCAGGCCGATCGTTCCATCGCCAAATGGAAGGTGGGGCGTACCGACAAGAAGTGGAGGCAAGTGCTTGAGTCGGCCACCGAACAATCGCGACGTTCCTGGACGCCTGAATTGGGGGAGTGCGTGGCCAGCAAGCAGTTGGTCGCCATATGCAAACGTGCCTGCGTGCGCGGCGATATGGTAATCGTGCTGCATCAGGATGCCACCAAAACCTGGAACCAGTTGGAGGAATCGATCGCGGCGCTTTCCGACAAGTGCCTGCAGGATGGTCGCCAGCGTACCGTGTACGTGGTGGTCGGGCCGGAAGGTGGTATCGGCGACGCGGAAATCGAGTCTTTTACCGACGCCGGAGCCGAAGTATGCGTGCTCGGAAGTAACATTCTGCGGGCGTCCACGGCCGGTCCGGTCGCATTATCGTTGCTCGCACGGGCGCTGGGACGTTTCGTTTGATGCCCCATGCTGGCGATTTGCCGTGGATTATCCCGGTTGCGCAATAGCATGGTCATGACGGTTTCCCAGCATTAAGG is a window of Bifidobacterium catenulatum DSM 16992 = JCM 1194 = LMG 11043 DNA encoding:
- a CDS encoding 16S rRNA (uracil(1498)-N(3))-methyltransferase, with the protein product MTDALFLLDTEHDDVPVNSDELNAGWKLTLPQSVRRHAIQAMRLKDGDELQLSDGRGLRIHAVLCDAQQGIAQVSSFSKEQQPVTKLALVQALAKTGHDEQAIDTATQIGVDEVIPWQADRSIAKWKVGRTDKKWRQVLESATEQSRRSWTPELGECVASKQLVAICKRACVRGDMVIVLHQDATKTWNQLEESIAALSDKCLQDGRQRTVYVVVGPEGGIGDAEIESFTDAGAEVCVLGSNILRASTAGPVALSLLARALGRFV
- a CDS encoding metal-sulfur cluster assembly factor, whose amino-acid sequence is MSDTLVPEPQASIFDSVAKALGNDEAAARRVMLNPNLAKGFKDGKPVEIEHENIKQDACGCGNQAGVCGCSEEQDDGIALKAVDDIGRATAADVKEALHQVIDPELGIDVIDLGLVYGIEIDELGRAIITMTLTTPACPLTDLIEDECASTLAGLVEEFRIDWTWQPRWSMEKITPEGREQLAALGFNFDNLPKY
- a CDS encoding SufS family cysteine desulfurase, coding for MTDFAAIRKEFPILNQKIHGHQLVYLDSAATSQKPQCVIDAESDFYRTINAGVHRGAHELAARSTMAFEEARAKVARLVGASTVEGEEEIVVTSGATAGLNLLATAFGNASQGRGGEAARRFAVKSGDEIVVSKAEHHSVLLPFQELAARTGATLKWFDLDDEGRILANTADEVITERTKIVAVTHVGNTTGAITDIAPIVKRAHEVGAVVVLDACQSVPHLKIDLHALDVDFAAWSAHKMYGPTGVGFLYGKREMLEALPPANFGGSMVELAWMDQEAQYMAPPARFEAGTQPVAQVVAAGVAAEWLMNIGMENLEAHERVIAGELLKMGQIEGVRILGPHANERRIGTVAFEIEGVHPHDVGQFIDAQGIAIRVGHHCAQPVHRHFGVYASNRASSGIYNCVEDAQALVEALKKVRPFFGVK
- a CDS encoding TrmH family RNA methyltransferase, with product MQFIHLVSIDDERVAAYTNLTEIQLRNKLEPSKGLFIAESPKVIDRALAANREPISLLVEEPWIEGMAETFTLIDNRWGTDIPVYVASPEQLKQLTGYRLHRGALAAMKRWPLPSVEEVCRGARRIAVMENIVDHTNVGALMRSAAALDVDAVLVTPSCGDPLYRRAARVSMGTVFQIPWTRIGGDDRHYWPFTGMQELHDLGFTTVAMALEDDSISLEELVRRLNNADDEKDHIDKLALIFGTEGDGLSHHTISRADLTVKIPMSHGVDSLNVAASSAVAFYSTAVH
- the sufU gene encoding Fe-S cluster assembly sulfur transfer protein SufU; amino-acid sequence: MSDFAMSGDDLEQMYQEVILEASKNPHGKERFAPDLASENAFQTGNATVQAVHEYCTPGESHQFNPTCGDEATVHVEVSDQEPHVIERLVWDGHGCSISQASLSVMVDLVEGKTVDEAMNLANTFHKLMESRGKGLDDESAEESLEDGIVFQGVSKYPMRIKCALLGWEGMKDSVAKALSAKA
- the glgC gene encoding glucose-1-phosphate adenylyltransferase, which translates into the protein MAKNPKILSIVLAGGEGTRLMPLTRDRAKPAVPFGGVFRLIDFPLSNLVNSGYMQTVVLTQYKSHSLDRHISTVWRFSPLLGNYVSPVPAQQRLGKHWYLGSADAVYQTINIIEDVQPDIVVIVGADHVYRMDFQQMVQQHIESGAEFTVAGIRQPISQSNQFGVIEVDPEHPGMIKSFQEKPQTTTGLPDDPNSILASMGNYVANTDALFEALALDEKAEDTKHDMGGDIAPYFAARNEAGVYDFNSNEIPGATPTDHAYWRDVGTLKQFYDAHMDLISYVPEFNLYNTEWPIYTLSGNLPPAKFVHAGRDRLGHATDSIVSPGVIVSGGEVHHSVLSPNVRIHSWSQVVDSILFDGVTINRRARVYKAILDKNVVLTENSTVGIDTEHDLARGFTVTPEGITVVPKGTVVDD
- the sufC gene encoding Fe-S cluster assembly ATPase SufC: MSTLEIKDLYAHVETKDGIKPILKGVNLTVNSGETHAIMGPNGSGKSTLAYTLAGHPKYVVDSGQVLLDGEDILKMTPDERAKAGVFLAMQYPVEVPGVSMTNFLRTAKTEVDGKAPAIRTWTKELSEAMKRLKMDPKFATRSVNEGFSGGEKKRAEVLQLELLKPKFAILDETDSGLDVDALRIVSEGVNRAKEANQFGILMVTHYTRILKYIKPDIVHVFAAGHFVKTGGPELADELEEFGYDAYLPEGADSESALA